A genomic segment from Aspergillus puulaauensis MK2 DNA, chromosome 1, nearly complete sequence encodes:
- a CDS encoding DUF3176 domain-containing protein (COG:S;~EggNog:ENOG410PR4M;~InterPro:IPR021514;~PFAM:PF11374;~TransMembrane:4 (i38-59o79-99i142-160o525-547i)), translated as METAHPTEAEENSSDEADGQQSSPKPAKSPASKLNDNWTWEIISCFICLVCLASIVAVLLEYDGEPLPEWPYGITINSILSWITQVFTACMIGVVATCLSQSKWIYFTDSARPLADMNSYDWASRGPAGCTVFLWISRMRQFATLGALITILSIGTGPFVQQMATVKNSRVPSDSPASIARTESFFETDIWNTEPIKSEMKYVIYNAIFSSSDTTTSTNAESTSFSSYSKPDCPTGDCIIPRFQSLAACSYCSNVTHLLSVKEGQSRCDGRQTPQRVYYLPNGLNVSVSSNGTALPLDSDWYVSTSTKSDRDSYGLEAMALPGTKNFGDSAFMNLSAISVEADLVEERIVKATAMQCSLYWCVNTYNATVKNGSTSEPVLESYYDNTASFSYRYANHEDSTIVLNPPVSGSMAPANFTIEKKSSNGLSRWLADKFQFRKGNSLCAETDVGFTGHGTDFIPFFEKQPLPDLFGRLAAGITTYIRSANEIVFVPDNPEFGMYTLSHGGTEPAHGTAWAVQTLLYIHWGWITLPAVLLVLTMAFLVITALQSRNRSLDVWKSSTLPLLCSGLGLDFQRELRVAGGPTQAEDEAQQLHVRCVMGVEGPDRWRLDVMERKTN; from the exons ATGGAGACGGCCCATCCAACGGAGGCAGAAGAAAATAGCAGCGATGAAGCAGACGGACAACAAAGCAGTCCAAAACCAGCAAAGTCACCTGCTAGCAAGCTCAATGACAACTGGACCTGGGAGATTATATCTTGCTTTATCTGTCTCGTTTGCCTGGCGTCCATAGTTGCCGTGCTCCTGGAATACGATGGCGAACCATTGCCTGAATGGCCGTATGGGATCACTATCAACTCCATTCTCTCGTGGATCACGCAGGTATTTACGGCCTGTATGATTGGAGTAGTGGCAACCTGCCTCAGCCAGTCCAAATGGATCTATTTCACAGACAGCGCCAGACCACTTGCAGACATGAACTCGTATGACTGGGCCAGTAGAGGGCCAGCAGGCTGCACAGTTTTCCTGTGGATTTCCAGAATGAG ACAATTTGCAACTCTTGGAGCTCTGATCACCATTCTGTCCATCGGTACCGGCCCATTCGTACAGCAAATGGCCACCGTCAAAAACAGCCGGGTTCCTTCTGACAGCCCAGCATCCATAGCACGAACAGAATCGTTTTTTGAAACAGATATATGGAATACTGAACCGATAAAGTCAGAAATGAAATATGTCATCTACAACGCCATTTTCTCCTCTTCGGACACTACTACATCTACCAATGCAGAATCGACATCATTCTCCAGTTACAGCAAGCCGGACTGCCCAACGGGGGATTGCATTATCCCGCGGTTTCAATCGCTAGCTGCGTGCTCCTATTGCAGCAATGTTACTCACCTGCTGTCAGTTAAAGAAGGGCAATCTCGGTGCGATGGGAGACAAACGCCCCAGCGCGTATATTACCTCCCGAATGGCCTCAATGTCAGCGTTTCCTCCAACGGTACAGCCCTGCCTCTTGATAGTGATTGGTATGTTAGCACGAGCACCAAATCTGACAGAGACTCTTATGGGCTGGAAGCAATGGCTCTGCCGGGAACCAAGAACTTCGGAGACAGTGCTTTCATGAACCTGTCCGCTATTTCTGTTGAAGCGGACCTGGTAGAAGAACGTATTGTCAAAGCCACTGCAATGCAGTGCTCGTTGTACTGGTGCGTCAATACATATAACGCAACTGTGAAGAATGGATCGACCTCTGAGCCCGTACTGGAGTCATATTACGACAACACGGCTTCCTTTTCCTACCGATATGCGAACCACGAGGACAGTACCATTGTGCTTAACCCCCCGGTCAGCGGCAGTATGGCCCCCGCTAATTTCACCATTGAGAAGAAAAGCAGCAACGGCCTCTCTCGATGGCTAGCAGACAAATTCCAGTTCAGAAAGGGGAACAGTCTGTGCGCCGAGACCGACGTTGGCTTTACAGGGCATGGGACCGATTTCATTCCATTTTTCGAAAAGCAGCCTCTCCCCGACCTCTTTGGAAGACTTGCAGCGGGGATAACTACGTACATTCGGTCTGCAAACGAAATCGTCTTTGTTCCCGACAACCCAGAGTTCGGTATGTATACTCTCTCTCATGGTGGCACCGAGCCCGCACATGGTACAGCCTGGGCCGTGCAAACCCTACTCTACATCCACTGGGGGTGGATCACGCTTCCAGCAGTACTGCTCGTCCTAACCATGGCCTTCCTTGTCATCACTGCGTTGCAAAGCAGGAACAGAAGTCTGGACGTCTGGAAGTCATCTACGCTTCCCCTGCTTTGTTCCGGATTGGGCCTTGACTTTCAGCGAGAGCTTCGCGTGGCTGGTGGCCCAACGCAGGCTGAAGACGAGGCACAGCAATTACACGTTAGATGTGTTATGGGTGTTGAGGGTCCTGATCGGTGGAGGCTGGAtgtgatggagaggaagactAATTAG
- a CDS encoding uncharacterized protein (COG:S;~EggNog:ENOG410PJM5;~TransMembrane:7 (o20-40i68-89o126-145i409-431o501-523i622-651o671-696i)) has product MHSLRALWTKTSGDGWRRIALVNTIAVALFTLFVVILLALSTSQSRGGLDSNLIFFNGDCARSATLNLWLHLLLNACSTGVIASSNFFMQVLSSPTRSEVDEAHRKESKLAIGVPSLSNLFHVARFKGVCWLLFFASSFPIHLFFNSAIFATKYKGAGFHLSIAADAFIDGAQYSGPGAVLWHAGAPDAGPATSPEGTGYGSVVNVTQYFDQGDEVAKNIEFAARSSRRWKRLDVPECLSQYMHCNSHDKMRDVVWVVKSHNSSGNFMNPSNSSLGWRSTDVLHEMGLVNAAFWNDLGPRNANNSLWFAANCSTSVFFKKDTQTIEGCYQSCSSATGNSAAKLDSRLAESIPSSYTFNFLPGLDGYTEEELSQMYWPGLIDQSAATLDLEYCLAEEVSTTCKVGLSNKILLAVLVCLLVKAALCVAVLFTMPDKDPLVVPGDAVASFIRSADKFTAGWCTLDRKRESKRSVARTCAAGKTTPVQWHAAPSRRWASAIPPLVWLRSYGLFITDIIFVGIMFGVAQKSSPLGSRDQTFSASATNGLLSTKGYAPEELLSCVVTANLPQLLLSLSYFVYNSLFTRLCTEKEWNSYAVEYRPLRVTRPRGQQRSTYRLQLPYRYSIPLIVVSVLLHWLVSNSLYVFVLEGGYYWLEGTVQDSSAETGLSDDAYIGIGYSTIALLSIFVAAAFLAFIPLVLTAMSFKSPMPLGASNSLVISAACHVPVLEDTQSSSDSTAESQFVPVSSAEDNNDQSASNNGPGPEQGPQEGPGSEILEMQRLLTPDGRASSNGRTETLTLDKDRYLLEASQKPLRWGAVKTPVSCNHHLSFGTRDHGVEEPVEGQLYQ; this is encoded by the exons ATGCATTCTCTCCGTGCTTTATGGACAAAAACCTCGGGTGACGGCTGGCGGCGCATCGCTCTCGTCAACACTATCGCCGTCGCCCTGTTTaccctcttcgtcgtcatcctgcTGGCATTGAGTACTTCGCAATCCCGCGGCGGCCTGGACTCCAACCTCATCTTTTTCAACGGCGACTGTGCCCGGAGCGCGACTCTGAACCTATGGCTGCACTTGCTGCTGAACGCATGCTCGACCGGCGTGATTGCCTCGTCCAACTTCTTTATGCAAGTGTTGAGCTCGCCGACTAGATCTGAAGTGGACGAAGCCCATCGGAAGGAAAGCAAGCTTGCGATTGGCGTGCCATCTCTATCAAATCTCTTCCATGTCGCCCGGTTCAAAGGTGTATGCTGgctgctcttcttcgccagctcATTCCCCATCCACCTCTTCTTCAATAGTGCCATCTTCGCAACCAAGTACAAGGGCGCGGGCTTTCACTTATCTATCGCCGCGGACGCGTTTATTGATGGCGCCCAATATTCTGGGCCTGGGGCCGTGTTGTGGCATGCTGGAGCCCCTGACGCTGGGCCTGCAACTTCACCCGAGGGTACTGGATATGGGTCTGTCGTCAATGTGACTCAGTATTTCGACCAGGGCGACGAAGTAGCGAAGAATATCGAGTTCGCAGCGCGGTCTTCCCGCCGATGGAAACGCCTTGACGTCCCTGAGTGTCTGTCGCAATACATGCACTGCAATTCACACGACAAAATGCGCGATGTCGTCTGGGTCGTCAAGTCGCACAACTCATCAGGCAACTTCATGAATCCTAGCAATAGTAGCCTGGGCTGGCGAAGCACTGACGTCCTCCACGAAATGGGCCTTGTGAATGCTGCATTCTGGAACGATCTCGGCCCTAGAAATGCGAATAACTCACTCTGGTTTGCCGCAAATTGCAGCACGTCTGTCTTCTTCAAAAAGGATACCCAAACGATCGAAGGCTGTTATCAGAGCTGTAGCAGTGCCACGGGCAACAGCGCGGCCAAACTCGACTCCAGGCTTGCAGAGTCCATACCCTCAAGCTACActttcaacttcctccccggCCTTGACGGCTATACGGAAGAGGAACTGTCGCAGATGTATTGGCCTGGGCTTATCGACCAAAGCGCAGCAACCCTGGACCTTGAATACTGCCTGGCTGAAGAGGTTTCCACAACCTGCAAAGTGGGACTGTCTAACAAGATCCTGCTGGCTGTCCTCGTATGCCTActcgtcaaggccgcccTATGCGTCGCTGTCCTGTTCACCATGCCAGATAAAGACCCGTTAGTCGTGCCAGGTGATGCAGTCGCTTCATTCATCCGCTCTGCCGACAAGTTCACTGCTGGGTGGTGTACCCTGGATAGAAAGCGAGAGAGTAAGAGATCTGTAGCTAGAACCTGCGCCGCAGGAAAAACCACGCCGGTGCAATGGCACGCTGCACCCTCCAGGCGTTGGGCGTCAGCAATTCCCCCTCTGGTTTGGCTTAGGAGCTACGGTCTTTTTATTACGGACATCATTTTCGTCGGTATAATGTTTGGCGTGGCTCAGAAATCGAGCCCCCTAGGTAGTAG AGATCAAACATTCTCCGCGAGTGCAACAAACGGCCTCCTCAGCACCAAAGGCTACGCACCCGAGGAGCTCTTATCCTGCGTCGTCACTGCTAACCTGCCGCAacttctcctctccctctcgtACTTTGTCTACAACTCGCTGTTCACGCGTCTCTGCACTGAAAAGGAATGGAATTCCTACGCGGTAGAGTACCGTCCGCTTCGAGTCACACGGCCGCGGGGCCAGCAGCGCTCAACATACAGACTCCAGCTTCCGTACCGATACAGCATCCCATTGATAGTCGTCAGCGTTCTGCTGCACTGGCTAGTCTCGAATTCACTATACGTCTTTGTGCTCGAAGGAG GATACTACTGGCTCGAAGGCACCGTGCAAGACAGCAGCGCAGAAACCGGTCTCAGCGACGACGCCTACATTGGAATCGGATACTCGACCATTGCCCTACTGTCCATATTCGTGGCAGCTGCGTTTCTGGCATTTATCCCTCTTGTCTTGACTGCAATGTCGTTCAAGAGCCCAATGCCCCTAGGAGCGAGCAATTCGCTGGTCATCTCTGCTGCCTGCCATGTTCCTGTCCTGGAAGACACACAGTCAAGCTCAGACTCAACTGCGGAATCGCAGTTTGTTCCAGTGTCAAGCGCGGAGGACAATAACGATCAATCTGCAAGCAACAACGGACCTGGACCTGAGCAGGGTCCCCAGGAAGGTCCAGGGTCAGAGATACTCGAGATGCAAAGATTACTGACGCCAGATGGCCGTGCATCAAGCAATGGCCGTACCGagaccttgaccttggacAAGGACCGATATTTGCTTGAAGCATCGCAGAAACCTCTTCGGTGGGGTGCAGTCAAGACACCGGTTTCTTGCAATCACCACTTGAGCTTTGGTACGAGGGATCATGGCGTCGAGGAGCCGGTGGAGGGCCAATTGTACCAGTAG